The Pyrenophora tritici-repentis strain M4 chromosome 3, whole genome shotgun sequence genome has a window encoding:
- a CDS encoding RNA-binding protein (RRM domain), with amino-acid sequence MSTSAAVDALLEETAREIETKERERQSSSDVRSNDGRRPDRERYSVSRRDRRSRSRDRGDRNRESNGDRRRSRDREHGPRDGGRPRSSKGADTDEDRDRYQRSRSRDRRGGRGRDRGDFYSGGGRPRSRSPRPDRNYNRYRERSRDRRRNSSEERRPTRRVQTPAEPEVTEDDRDKRTIFVQQISQRAETHHLRNFFERVGPVIEAQIVKDRVTLRSKGVGYVEFKDEESVAKALELTGQKLKGVPIIAQLAEAEKNRAARPSEGGAAPGANGAPFHRLYVGNIHFSVTEGDLKEIFEPFGALEQVILQRDEANPGRSKGYGFVQFVDPANAKNALAEMNGFELAGRQIRVGLGNDKFTPESTANLLRTFSQQAQSYQGSAFSGAGGRGAYAGGSGGNFDRTHAKDDRGVSGASALDDTDVAGVNYKTYDRSKLMDALARRDNGEPARGAQPVINKPRAPIVDKPMASKCVKIENAFDADEEQRNVGNNWVKELEVEVKAECEKKYGKVVHIAVDSNSDGEIFVKFDSVTGGEKALQGLNGRGFNNRRIRASFVVDKIYNSLWGAAASKF; translated from the exons ATGTCAACCTCGGCAGCCGTGGACGCGCTCCTTGAGGAGACTGCCCGCGAGATCGAAACGAAGGAGCGGGAGCGCCAGTCAAGCAGTGATGTGCGGTCAAACGATGGTCGCCGCCCTGACCGGGAGCGCTATAGTGTGAGCCGTCGTGACCGGCGTTCGAGGAGTCGAGACCGTGGGGATAGGAATCGTGAGTCTAATGGAGATAGGCGTCGGAGTCGCGATAGGGAGCATGGACCGAGGGATGGAGGCCGTCCTAGATCGAGCAAAGGTGCTGACACAGACGAAGACCGTGATAGGTACCAGCGCAGCAGGTCCCGCGACCGACGCGGAGGACGTGGCCGTGACCGCGGTGACTTTTACAGCGGTGGTGGGCGCCCGCGTTCTAGGTCGCCTCGTCCAGACCGCAACTACAACCGCTACCGTGAGAGGTCCCGAGACCGTCGCCGCAACAGCAGTGAGGAGCGTCGCCCAACTCGCCGTGTTCAGACGCCTGCAGAGCCAGAAGTCACCGAGGACGACCGCGATAAGCGCACTATCTTTGTGCAACAGATCTCCCAGCGAGCAGAGACCCATCACCTCCGCAATTTCTTCGAACGTGTTGGACCCGTTATCGAGGCTCAGATTGTCAAGGACCGAGTTACCCTCCGTTCCAAAGG TGTCGGTTACGTCGAGTTCAAGGATGAGGAGTCGGTGGCAAAGGCCTTGGAACTAACCGGTCAGAAGCTCAAAGGTGTGCCAATCATTGCGCAGCTTGCTGAAGCAGAGAAGAATCGTGCTGCTCGACCTTCTGAGGGTGGAGCTGCACCTGGTGCAAACGGTGCGCCTTTCCATCGTCTGTACGTTGGTAACATCCACTTCAGTGTCACCGAGGGCGACTTGAAAGAAATCTTCGAGCCATTCGGCGCTTTGGAACAGGTCATTTTGCAGCGAGACGAGGCCAATCCTGGCCGCTCCAAGGGTTATGGTTTTGTCCA GTTCGTCGATCCTGCTAACGCAAAGAATGCCTTAGCTGAGATGAATGGTTTTGAGCTAGCTGGTCGCCAGATTCGTGTTGGACTAGGCAACGATAAGTTCACACCGGAATCAACGGCTAACCTTTTGCGTACCTTCTCCCAACAGGCCCAGTCTTACCAGGGCTCTGCTTTCAGCGGAGCTGGTGGACGTGGAGCCTATGCTGGTGGAAGCGGAGGAAACTTTGATCGGACACATGCAAAGGACGACCGTGGTGTGAGCGGCGCTTCCGCCTTAGATGATACTGATGTGGCCGGCGTCAACTACAAGACTTATGACCGTTCTAAGCTCATGGATGCTCTTGCTCGCCGCGACAACGGAGAACCCGCTAGGGGTGCACAGCCCGTGATCAACAAGCCACGCGCCCCCATCGTCGACAAGCCAATGGCTTCCAAATGTGTCAAGATTGAAAATGCTTTCGATGCTGACGA GGAACAGCGCAATGTTGGCAACAACTGGGTCAAAGAGCTCGAGGTTGAAGTCAAGGCCGAGTGTGAGAAGAAGTACGGCAAGGTTGTTCACATCGCTGTTGATTCAAACAGTGATGGGGAGATATTTGTCAAGTTTGATTCGGTCACTGGAGGTGAAAAAGCTCTTCAAGGTCTGAACGGTCGTGGCTTCAACAACCGCCGCATCCGCGCCTCGTTCGTTGTGGACAAGATCTACAACTCCTTGTGGGGTGCTGCTGCAAGCAAGTTCTAG
- a CDS encoding LacZ, Beta-galactosidase-beta-glucuronidase: protein MAKSQSLSCYRLSEGWSFKQSDDATKNAWMPVKKVPTNVHLDLIEAGKIPDPFLGFNELHAEWVADKAWTYKVELPQVQEANEGTTHVLAFDGLDTFATVRINGETVLESDNMFIPHRLDVTKKLRLGEKNILEIGFASARLEAIKIKEMYPEHKWVGFNGDMSRLAVRKAQYHWGWDWGPILNTCGPWREVRLETYQARFEDLRVDYKLESGLKSVHGTVSATVQGVSADSVSFDVFDGDKQVFKETAKISNGVATVDFHVNNPKLWYPHGYGEQPLYTVTATLFANDVKLHQTSRRTGFRKGELIQEPDAIGKSFYFRVNGVDVFCGGSDWIPADSFTPRVTEDQYRRWLELMVDGYQIMIRIWGGGIWEEDVFYDICDELGVLVWQDFMFGCGNYPAFPDILRSIKEECTANVTRLRHHPSIIIYAGNNEDYQVQETYGLTYDYDDKDPESWLKTDFPARYIYEKLLPDVVAAESPHVPYHPGSPWGDGLKTSNPTVGDMHQWNVWHGTQEKYQIFDTLGGRFNSEFGMEAFPHIDTVRYWCTDPTQLYPQSHMIDFHNKADGHERRIATYLVENFRTKTDLESFIHLTQLSQAEALMFGYRGWRRQWGQNRHCGGALVWQLNDCWPVTSWSIVDYFQRKKPAYYAMRRVLAPIAVAVKRAHFDWSVVHARVPATSDYEVWVANQKLDEVVATVELRYISVKSGKEIKEKIVKKDIRLVPNGTTDVLSGTIDNRNEQPHVLAVRIWVDGEIVSRDVDWPQPLKYLDFDDRGVEVIPRGETIVVRAQKPTKGLVFEERSGVLVHDSAIDLVPGDEQIIKVRGLGPQDKPLRWTYLGKD, encoded by the exons ATGGCGAAATCGCAATCCCTAAGCTGCTATCGCTTGTCAGAAGGATGGTCATTCAAGCAGTCCGACGATGCGACCAAGAATGCGTGGATGCCTGTCAAGAAGGTACCTACCAACGTTCATCTGGACTTGATTGAGGCTGGCAA AATTCCAGATCCATTTCTAGGCTTCAATGAGCTTCACGCAGAATGGGTGGCGGACAAGGCTTGGACCTACAAAGTCGAGTTGCCTCAAGTGCAAGAAGCAAATGAAGGCACCACGCATGTCCTTGCGTTTGATGGCTTGGATACTTTCGCAACTGTCCGAATCAATGGAGAGACTGTTCTCGAAAGCGACAACATGTTCATTCCACATCGCCTTGACGTGACCAAGAAGCTCAGACTTGGCGAAAAGAACATTTTGGAGATCGGGTTCGCATCTGCGCGCCTAGAAGCCATAAAGATCAAGGAGATGTATCCAGAACACAAATGGGTCGGTTTTAATGGCGACATGTCAAGGCTAGCCGTAAGAAAGGCTCAGTACCACTGGGGCTGGGACTGGGGCCCGATCCTCAACACGTGCGGGCCATGGCGCGAAGTACGACTAGAAACCTATCAGGCAAGATTTGAAGATTTGAGAGTCGACTACAAGCTTGAGAGTGGCCTGAAGTCGGTGCATGGGACGGTTTCTGCGACTGTTCAAGGAGTGTCCGCCGACAGTGTTAGTTTCGATGTGTTCGATGGAGATAAGCAGGTCTTCAAAGAGACTGCAAAGATTAGCAATGGTGTAGCCACGGTTGACTTTCATGTCAATAACCCAAAGCTGTGGTATCCTCATGGGTACGGTGAGCAGCCTCTCTACACTGTTACCGCAACTCTCTTCGCAAACGATGTAAAGTTGCATCAGACGTCACGTCGGACCGGCTTTCGAAAGGGTGAGCTTATACAAGAACCAGACGCTATTGGCAAAAGCTTCTATTTTCGTGTCAATGGTGTGGATGTGTTTTGCGGTGGTTCGGATTGGATTCCGGCAGACTCCTTTACTCCTAGAGTGACCGAGGACCAGTACCGCAGATGGCTCGAGCTCATGGTAGATGGCTATCAAATCATGATCAGAATATGGGGTGGTGGAATTTGGGAAGAAGACGTCTTCTATGACATCTGCGACGAGCTTGGTGTACTGGTGTGGCAAGATTTCATGTTTGGCTGCGGCAACTATCCCGCCTTTCCGGACATCTTGCGATCAATCAAGGAAGAATGCACCGCCAACGTCACCCGACTCCGACATCATCCTTCCATCATCATCTATGCAGGAAATAACGAGGACTACCAAGTCCAGGAAACCTATGGCTTGACTTATGATTACGACGACAAGGACCCGGAGAGCTGGCTCAAGACTGACTTCCCTGCTAGATACATCTACGAAAAG TTGCTACCGGATGTGGTTGCCGCGGAAAGCCCACATGTACCATATCATCCGGGGTCACCATGGGGTGACGGCCTCAAGACTTCCAACCCCACAGTGGGCGACATGCATCAATGGAATG TATGGCACGGCACGCAGGAGAAGTATCAAATTTTCGATACCTTGGGCGGCCGGTTCAATAGCGAGTTTGGCATGGAGGCATTCCCACATATTGATACAGTGAGGTACTGGTGCACTGATCCAACGCAACTATACCCGCAAAGCCACATGATCGACTTCCACAACAAGGCGGACGGCCACGAGCGGCGGATAGCGACGTATTTGGTGGAAAACTTCCGCACCAAGACGGATCTGGAG TCTTTTATCCACCTCACACAGCTCTCGCAGGCCGAAGCGCTAATGTTCGGCTACCGGGGCTGGCGACGGCAGTGGGGTCAAAACAGGCATTGTGGTGGTGCACTCGTCTGGCAGCTCAACGACTGTTGGCCAGTCACTTCGTGGTCTATTGTCGATTACTTCCAGCGCAAGAAGCCGGCATACTACGCGATGCGCAGAGTCCTTGCTCCCATTGCTGTTGCCGTCAAACGAGCGCACTTTGATTGGAGTGTGGTACATGCAAGAGTGCCGGCAACCAGCGATTACGAGGTCTGGGTTGCGAACCAGAAGTTGGACGAGGTGGTAGCGACCGTTGAGTTGCGGTATATTAGCGTCAAGAGCGGTAAAGAAATTAAGGAGAAGATCGTCAAGAAGGATATCAGGCTCGTTCCGAACGGCACAACCGACGTTCTCTCAGGTACGATCGACAACCGGAACGAGCAGCCGCACGTCCTAGCCGTACGCATATGGGTTGATGGCGAGATTGTCTCCCGAGATGTCGACTGGCCACAACCTCTCAAGTACCTCGACTTTGACGACCGCGGTGTGGAAGTCATACCCCGCGGAGAAACTATCGTCGTCAGAGCACAGAAACCCACCAAGGGCCTCGTGTTCGAGGAGCGCTCGGGTGTTCTCGTACATGACAGCGCGATAGACCTAGTCCCTGGAGATGAGCAGATCATCAAGGTGAGGGGCTTGGGACCGCAGGACAAGCCATTGAGATGGACGTATCTGGGCAAAGACTAG
- a CDS encoding TT-ORF1 multi-domain protein, translating into MNKDAATVCLLAPARLQAPIPISTINILTQLDHFHSATSNTPDKQVFHIPVQPSQYTNYTTAIANSALTNAFVSKFATKPQTTFHNRIHETLSYPKITITTPDTNSCLSPHTENEHILSCRHAITTQTPNEACVPNCHHVAMPVAAGPGKEAKPADHVSDKEFYCDACIETANETRIPTNVSSMEANRLRVSMRKQQVMSRGKETNFRKCHIAMVLSSVSVTSKGTLLQGCKPRKEAHAVPIPVSAPQAVKKTGAVGEKETQGAKRERDEGDAQDGRQGVKRQKIVPKGTLSKPTGAGKPPAPQRKAGEKWI; encoded by the exons ATGAATAAAGATGCTGCTACTGTCTGCCTT CTTGCGCCTGCGAGATTACAAGCACCTATCCCTATAAGCACCATCAACATACTTACTCAGCTCGACCACTTCCACAGCGCAACTAGCAACACTCCCGACAAGCAAGTCTTCCATATACCTGTCCAGCCCTCTCAATACACAAACTACACCACCGCAATAGCGAACTCAGCCCTCACAAACGCCTTCGTATCTAAATTCGCCACCAAACCCCAAACCACCTTCCACAACCGCATCCACGAAACCCTCAGCTACCCGAAAATCACAATCACCACACCAGACACAAACTCGTGCCTCAGCCCTCACACTGAGAACGAGCACATCCTCTCCTGCCGCCACGCCATCACAACCCAGACGCCAAACGAGGCCTGCGTCCCAAACTGCCACCACGTCGCCATGCCCGTCGCCGCCGGCCCAGGAAAAGAAGCCAAACCCGCTGATCACGTTTCCGACAAGGAATTCTACTGCGACGCCTGTATCGAAACCGCCAACGAAACCCGTATCCCCACAAACGTCAGCTCAATGGAAGCGAATCGTCTAAGGGTGTCTATGCGCAAACAGCAGGTGATGAGCAGGGGGAAAGAGACAAACTTCCGGAAATGCCATATAGCTATGGTGCTTAGCTCTGTATCGGTTACTAGCAAAGGGACGTTGCTGCAGGGTTGTAAACCGAGGAAGGAGGCGCAT GCTGTACCGATACCTGTTTCAGCGCCACAGGCTGTGAAGAAGACGGGTGCGGTTGGCGAGAAGGAGACGCAGGGTGCGAAGCGCGAGCGGGATGAGGGTGATGCACAGGATGGCCGTCAGGGAGTGAAGCGGCAGAAGATTGTGCCGAAGGGTACATTGTCTAAGCCTACGGGTGCCGGGAAGCCGCCAGCACCTCAGCGGAAAGCGGGAGAGAAGTGGATATAG
- a CDS encoding Cyt-b5 multi-domain protein, translating to MPGRTLPTIPTAEVRAHNNEKSCYVTIGTKVYDVTEFLDGHPGGPEFILEYAGKDVEAILKDEISHTHSDSAYEILEENLVGFMATEPVINGAVKSSKPGDIVPLPPSEEGTAELKGMSQNGKPLYAATGMSSEEDLSKETDPNKDYKEHKFLDLSKPLLMQVWNGGFSKDFYLEQVHRPRHYKGGDSAPLFGNFLEPLSKTPWWVVPSLWWPCIAYGTTVALGGLQSAPVLAGYWAFGLGFWTIIEYVLHRGLFHLDDHLPDNRVGITLHFLLHGIHHYLPMDKYRLVMPPTLFVVLAAPFWKFAQTVIFWNWYAALAAYCGGVFGYTCYDMTHYFLHHQKLPEYYQQLKKYHLKHHFADYQNGFGVTSRFWDRVFGTELEMGPTKVIKTT from the exons ATGCCCGGCCGTACCCTTCCGACGATTCCGACCGCTGAGGTGCGCGCCCACAATAACGAAAAGTCGTGCTATGTCACTATAGGGACCAAAGTCTACGATGTCACCGAATTTCTTGATGGCCATCCTGGTGGCCCCGAGTTTATCCTGGAATACGCCGGCAAGGATGTAGAGGCAATCTTGAAGGACGAGATCTCGCACACACATTCCGACTCTGCCTACGAGATCCTTGAGGAAAATCTGGTTGGTTTCATGGCTACTGAGCCTGTCATCAATGGCGCAGTCAAGAGCTCCAAGCCAGGAGACATTGTCCCATTGCCACCCTCCGAAGAGGGCACCGCAGAACTTAAGGGCATGTCACAGAACGGCAAGCCCCTCTACGCAGCAACCGGCATGTCGTCCGAAGAAGACCTATCAAAAGAGACGGACCCGAACAAGGACTACAAGGAGCACAAATTCTTAGACCTCAGCAAGCCCCTCTTGATGCAGGTCTGGAATGGCGGATTCAGCAAGGACTTTTACTTGGAGCAGGTGCACCGACCGCGTCATTACAAAGGCGGTGACTCTGCGCCATTATTCGGTAACTTTCTGGAGCCGCTGAGCAAGACGCCTTGGTGGGTTGTGCCTTCTCTGTGGTGGCCTTGCATTGCATACGGTACAACAGTGGCTCTCGGTGGGCTACAGTCTGCCCCAGTGCTGGCAGGATACTGGGCCTTCGGGTTGGGCTTTTGGACCATCATAGAGTACGTCCTACACAGGGGTCTGTTCCATCTGGATGA CCATCTGCCTGACAACCGTGTCGGCATCACCCTCCACTTCCTCCTCCACGGCATTCACCACTACCTCCCCATGGACAAGTATAGACTTGTTATGCCGCCAACGCTTTTCGTTGTTCTGGCAGCGCCGTTCTGGAAGTTTGCCCAAACTGTCATCTTTTGGAATTGGTATGCGGCTTTGGCTGCGTACTGTGGCGGCGTGTTTGGATACACATGCTACGATATGACGCACTACTTTCTTCATCATCAAAA GCTTCCTGAATACTACCAGCAACTGAAGAAGTACCATCTCAAGCACCACTTTGCCGACTACCAGAACGGATTCGGAGTTACCAGCCGCTTCTGGGATAGGGTTTTTGGCACTGAGCTTGAAATGGGACCTACAAAGGTCATCAAGACTACGTAA
- a CDS encoding thaumatin family protein, whose translation MAQKAPWKTNRRKLDITPLLVTNQCPDNIWPGISTQSGTGPAQNGFQLKPGESKNQTVSEDWQGRVWGRTNCSFNDDGSASASGKGKACLSGDCNGALNCRVGGDVPVSLAEFTLDAGDGHTYYDISLVDGYNVPMAIVLQPLENITLDDIPPNLTNPSCQGTDGLLAPQGYNPYPEYPSFLRTNTSYPLPFDQDVDENKISRWCPWDLQQTPPQKPGDGVYPYPDDNIQRPQFNPCYSACAKNNQPQDCCTGQYNSPSACQPSEYSKNVKSVCPDAYSFAFDDQTSTFIIPSGAGFEVVFCPGARSTTILSTSRAEMLQLAQQGKVDKKAAMGLKQASGGMFRRNAASGTFRLDRTLLTVTVVLTAVASARIFC comes from the exons ATGGCTCAAAAGGCACCCTGGAAGACCAATCGCAGGAAGCTGGACATTACGCCTTTGCTCGTCACGAACCAATGTCCTGACAACATTTGGCCCGGCATCTCAACACAATCCGGGACAGGGCCAGCTCAAAACGGCTTCCAGCTGAAACCCGGGGAGTCCAAGAATCAGACCGTGTCAGAAGATTGGCAAGGGCGGGTTTGGGGACGAACGAACTGTTCCTTCAACGATGACGGATCGGCTTCGGCTTCAGGCAAAGGGAAAGCTTGTCTCTCTGGCGACTGCAATGGCGCCTTGAATTGCCGGGTCGGG GGCGACGTTCCTGTCTCGCTTGCCGAGTTCACATTGGATGCCGGAGACGGACACACATACTACGACATCTCGTTGGTCGATGGCTACAACGTACCCATGGCAATCGTCCTCCAGCCGCTCGAGAACATCACGCTTGACGACATCCCACCGAACCTTACCAATCCATCATGCCAAGGTACAGACGGTCTGCTTGCACCGCAGGGCTACAATCCGTACCCAGAGTATCCCAGCTTCCTACGCACAAACACCTCATATCCATTACCTTTCGACCAGGATGTAGACGAGAATAAGATCTCCAGATGGTGCCCTTGGGACTTACAACAGACCCCTCCGCAAAAGCCCGGAGATGGCGTGTATCCTTACCCAGACGACAACATCCAGCGCCCACAGTTCAACCCGTGCTATTCCGCATGCGCAAAAAACAACCAGCCACAGGACTGTTGCACTGGCCAATACAACTCGCCCAGTGCCTGTCAGCCGAGCGAGTATTCCAAAAACGTAAAATCAGTATGCCCAGATGCATACAGCTTTG CCTTCGATGATCAGACCTCCACCTTCATCATCCCTTCTGGAGCCGGATTCGAAGTCGTCTTCTGTCCGGGCGCTCGCTCAACAACAATCCTCTCGACGAGTAGAGCGGAGATGCTCCAATTAGCACAGCAGGGCAAAGTCGACAAAAAAGCCGCAATGGGTCTCAAACAGGCCAGTGGCGGCATGTTCCGAAGAAACGCTGCGTCTGGCACCTTCCGATTAGATCGCACCCTGCTCACAGTTACTGTCGTTTTGACTGCTGTAGCTTCGGCACGCATCTTTTGTTAG